One Pseudomonas fluorescens genomic region harbors:
- a CDS encoding anti-virulence regulator CigR family protein, with protein sequence MIKSRAMVAAIASLALVGSALTLADPGNGKGQGNGKGNGQNVQDHGGQKGQGNSGKKSGGNQGYRPDIDRGNVLGIVGGHRDYWSPGPALPPGIQKNLARGKPLPPGIAKKLDGRLLGHLPHYDGYEWQQVGTDLILVALTTGLIYEVLNGAFD encoded by the coding sequence ATGATCAAATCACGTGCAATGGTGGCGGCGATCGCGTCGCTTGCGCTGGTAGGCAGTGCGCTGACGTTGGCCGACCCCGGCAATGGAAAAGGCCAGGGCAACGGCAAGGGCAATGGGCAAAACGTCCAGGATCACGGCGGCCAGAAAGGTCAGGGCAACTCAGGCAAGAAGTCCGGCGGCAATCAGGGTTACCGGCCCGATATCGATCGCGGCAACGTGTTGGGGATCGTCGGTGGACACCGCGATTACTGGAGCCCCGGCCCAGCATTACCACCGGGCATTCAAAAAAATCTTGCGCGCGGCAAACCGCTTCCACCCGGCATCGCCAAAAAGCTTGATGGCCGCCTGCTCGGGCACTTGCCGCATTACGATGGATACGAGTGGCAGCAGGTGGGCACGGATCTGATCCTTGTCGCGCTGACCACCGGCCTGATTTACGAAGTGCTCAACGGCGCGTTTGACTGA
- a CDS encoding DUF2986 domain-containing protein: protein MNRQKKLKQLFKEKAKKASAKLAPKKPKYISKAERAKLDAEGQAASESSDQSQS, encoded by the coding sequence ATGAATCGCCAGAAAAAACTCAAGCAACTGTTCAAGGAAAAGGCCAAAAAGGCCAGCGCCAAACTGGCGCCGAAAAAGCCCAAGTACATCAGCAAGGCTGAGCGGGCGAAGCTGGATGCCGAGGGGCAAGCGGCAAGTGAATCGAGCGATCAGAGCCAAAGCTGA